One part of the Solanum dulcamara chromosome 3, daSolDulc1.2, whole genome shotgun sequence genome encodes these proteins:
- the LOC129881421 gene encoding uncharacterized protein LOC129881421, whose amino-acid sequence MEKERKMKLEEYKKEKYVESAQPPYSAQHPWLVICHGEDLEKQSFFSVSENRYYMRHIHELKEKIICAYAVEWLVLESIYSSECYLWNLISNDKIQLPPLPAECEILKCLLSAPPHDPECQILFLIKETETATDEDDDATDEDEDAIDEADDDNSDDENSDDENVEDVNQPTFYFCKPGYDEEFHTRDVPSIIKNGHCGIWTVFKSKFYVLTFQTRLLICLDPDNDSGRITVRRMANESPDIRRYRDIECFQNYIIQSSDNIDMLLYVHVFFSGKNHGMPYHFLVFRFDFVKKRWIEAESIGEIAIFVSSCIGAGTTCSTRGTNLNRESIYFTDDRYLYIYNLMTHSISLSLPCPHVAKRNPYMHWLTLN is encoded by the exons ATGG AGAAGGAACGAAAGATGAAgttggaagaatacaagaaggaAAAGTATGTGGAATCTGCTCAGCCTCCATATTCTGCACAACACCCTTGGCTTGTTATCTGTCATGGTGAGGACCTGGAAAAGCAAAGTTTTTTCAGTGTATCAGAGAATCGATATTATATGAGACATATACATgaacttaaagaaaaaataatatgtgCTTATGCTGTTGAGTGGCTCGTGTTAGAAAGCATTTATTCTAGTGAATGTTATCTTTGGAATCTTATTTCAAACGATAAAATTCAACTCCCACCACTCCCTGCCGAGTGCGAGATACTCAAGTGCCTCTTGTCTGCACCACCCCATGATCCCGAATGTCAGATTCTCTTCCTAATTAAAGAGACTGAGACTGCCACTGATGAGGATGATGATGCCACtgatgaggatgaggatgcCATTGATGAGGCTGATGATGATAACTCTGATGATGAGAACTCCGATGATGAGAACGTCGAGGATGTAAATCAGCCTACTTTTTACTTTTGCAAGCCAGGTTATGATGAAGAATTTCATACACGAGATGTCCCATCAATTATTAAAAATGGGCATTGTGGGATATGGACAGTTTTTAAGagtaaattttatgtattaacATTTCAGACACGTCTTCTAATCTGTTTGGATCCAGATAATGATTCAGGTAGAATAACAGTCAGACGAATGGCTAACGAATCTCCAGACATAAGGAGATACAGAGACATAGAGTGCTTTCAGAATTACATCATTCAATCCTCCGACAATATTGATATGTTGTTATACGTTCACGTGTTTTTTAGCGGGAAAAACCATGGAATGCCATACCATTTTCTAGTATTCCGGTTTGACTTTGTAAAAAAGAGGTGGATAGAGGCGGAAAGCATCGGGGAAATAGCAATTTTTGTAAGTTCTTGTATAGGAGCGGGGACGACTTGTTCCACAAGAGGCACAAATCTTAACAGAGAATCCATCTACTTCACCGACGATCGTTATCTCTACATCTACAACTTGATGACACATAGCATATCATTATCTCTCCCTTGCCCACATGTTGCCAAGAGAAACCCCTACATGCACTGGTTAACACTAAATTAG